From the Brachybacterium sillae genome, the window CAGCTGGAAGGGGTCGAGCTCGAAGGGGAACCGCTGTCGGAAGGACGCCAGCGGGGTGCCGGCGCGGCGCTTCTCCCGCTGCCAGGCGGCGTAGGCCTCCGACGGTGAGGTCATCGGTCGTTCGCTCCCATGCTCGGGGCCAGGGTCAGCACCCGCACCACCCCCGGCAGCACCCGCACCTGCACCGGCAGCAGGGCCCGGCCCTCACCGTCGGAGTGGGCGCGCAGCATGCGGGTGTCCCGCAGCTCCACGGTGAGCTCGTGGACAGGCTCGACGTGGAACCCCTCCACCCCGGTGTGGGCGCCCCGGAAGACCCGTCGCAGGTTGCGGGCGAGGACGCGTTTGCGGGCGGTGGTGACGGTGACCAGTTCGGCCACCCCGTCATCGGGCCGGGACTGCGGGGACAGTCGCATGCCCCCACCGAACATGCCGGTGTTGGTGACGGTCAGGACGGTCGCATCGACATCCCGGGGTTCCTGGCCGTCGACGGTGAGGCGGAACGGGATCGGCGTGAAGTGCGGCAGCTCCCGCAGCGCGGCGACGGCGTAGCGGGTGCGGGGGCCGCGTCGGGAGGCGTTCGCCCGGGCGTTGACCATGGCGTCGAACCCGAGGGCCACACTGCCGAGGGCGAGCGACCGGTGCGGCGGGACGTCCTCGTCGAGGGAGGTCATCTCCAGGGCGTCGACGGTGACCACCGGACGCGACAGGGAGCGCAGCAGATGCTTCACCGCCGCCTCGGGCGAGTCCGTCGGGATGCCGAGGGCGCGGGCGAAATCGTTGCCGGAACCGGCGGGGACGACACCCAGCCGCACCGGGGTTCCCGCGACCAGTTCGGCGCCGAGGGAGACGGTGCCGTCACCGCCGACGACGACCAGTGCGGTGAGGGTGTCGAGCACCTGCTGGGCCCGGGCCCGGGCCACGTGCACGCTGGAACCGGAGACCTCGACCACGGAGATGCCCGCGAGGCGCAGCAGATGCGCCACCTGTCGGCCGGTGCGTTGGGCGCTCCCGCGCGCTGCGGAGGGATTGACGAGCAGGCCGACGCGAAGTCGGCTCACCGCTCCTCCGCCCGGTCCCGCAGGTCGCGATCCAGGGCATCGCCGCGGAGGCTGTCGAGACGTTCCGGGGCGTCGATGGCCTCGGGGGCGTCATCGATCACGCTGGCCTCGTCGTCGTCGAGGTCCTCGCCCTCGCGGATGCCGCGGCGGCGATCGTTCCAGATCGAGATGCCGACGGCGATGAAGTACAGGGCCACCATCGGGATCGTCATGAAAATCATGGTGAACGGGTCGGGCGTCGGCACCATGATCGCGGTGAACAGGAAGCAGACGAAGACCACCCAGCGCCACGCCTTCAGCATGGATCGACCCGTGATGAGCCCGAGGAAGTTCAGCAGCACCAGCACCACGGGCATCACGAAGGCGATGCCGAAGGCCAGCATGGTCTTCACGAACAGCTGCAGGTACTTGTTGATGTCGATGTTCTGGACGGTCTGCCCGTCGGGTGCGAAACCGAGCAGCAACGGCACGGCCTTGTCCATCACCCAGTACCCGGCCAGCAGGCCGACGATGAACAGGAACACCGCCGGGAAGAAGAAGCCGAGCGCGTAGCGCCGTTCGTGCTTGTGCAGGCCGGGCATGATGAACGCCCAGGCCTGGTAGAGGATGATCGGCGCCGCGAGGATCAGCCCGACGTAGGCGGAGACCCGCAGCTGGACGTCGAGCGGGGAGCCGACGGTGCCGAGGTTGATGTAGGCGGTGACGCCGTCGGCACGGGCCCGCTGGAAGGGCTGGTCGATGAACGCGAAGATCTGGTCGTAGAACACCCAGCCGACGATGCTCATCAGCAGCACCGAGAGGGCACAGATGAGCATGCGGTTGCGCAGCTCCACCAGGTGCTCGCCCAGGGACATACGGCCCTCGGGGTCCTTCACCTTCTTCGGCTTCTTCTCACGCGCCACGTGCGCCCTCACCCTTCGTGCGCGAGGGCCCGGACGATCTCGCCCGGACCCTCGCCTCCCGTCAGTTCTGTCGACGCGGCCCAGCGGCCGCTCCCCCGGGCACCGTCACCCGCTGCGGGGACCTGTGCTCGGGGACCGTGCCGTCAGTCGCGGCGGTAGCCGTCGTCCTCGCGCACCCGCGCGGGCTCGCGGTACGTCTCGCGCTCGCGCACCTCGTAGCTGCGGTCCCGCAGATCCTCGTCACGGTCCCGCACGTCGTACTCGCGGTCGCGGCGGTCGCGCACGTCGTATTCGCGGGTCCGCACGACATCGCGCTCATCGACGTCGCGGTCGCGGCGGCGCGGGCGCTCGTCGCGGTAGTCGGCCTCGTCGTCCTCGTCGCGGCGGCGGTCGTCAGCACGCAGCTCCTCGACCTCGCTCTTGAAGATGCGCATCGACTTGCCCAGGTTCCGGGCGAGACTCGGCAGCTTGCCCGCGCCGAAGAGCAGCAGCACCACCAGCACGAGAACGACCCAGTGCCACGGCTTCATCGCACCCATGTGCAGGTCCTTTCCTCAGGGCCGCCGTTCGCGGCCGGTCCATCGTCCCATAATCCGGGTCGGCGTCCGATGAGAACATGCGGAGCCGGACCTGATCAGCACGGTGGGCCGATCGGATCGGGTGCGTCCAGGGTACCGCCCGACCCCTCGCGGTGACGCCCGGCTGCGGCGCGCGCCACGGTCACGATCCTGTCTCTGAATCCGGCCGGGGCCAGCACCTCCGCGGCACCCCCCGCTTCCAGCACCGCGTCGAGCAGCGCCTGCGGCACCGGGTCGACCAGTCGGGCGTGCAGTCCGCCCCCGGGCAGCTCGGCGGTCTCGGGGTCGTCGAAGACGTCGGCGATCCATGCGCCTGCGGCGTCGAGCAGGAGGTCGACCGGGCCGAGCGGGGCGCGGTCGGGAGCGCTCTGGGGTTCGGGTTCGCTCTCCCCGGGGGGCAGATCGTCGAGGACCTCGACGATGCGATCCAGGCGGAAGGAGCGCTCCTGGTCGGCGGCGACCCAGTGCGCCCGCAGGTACCAGCGGTCGCCCTTCGAGGTGATCTCCCGCGGCAGCACCCGACGCACCGAGGTACCCGGCCGGTCGGGGGGCGAGTACCGCACGACCACCGATCGGTCCTCGGCGACGGCACTGCGCAGGGCCGCCACCAGGGCGGTGTCGAACCGGGTGGCGGGGTCGCCGGCGTCCTCGACCGGAGCGGTGAGTATCGTCCCGGTCCGGCCCCCGGCAGATGCCGCCCCGAGGGGGGTCGACGCTGCGTCGGGAGCCGTCGTCGACGGGTCGGCGGCGGTTTCGGCGCCTCCGGTGTCGTTGGCGGTGTCGTTGTCGGTGTCGGTGGTGCGGGCGGAGGCGCGCAGGCTGCGTTCCAGTTTGGTGCGCACCGCGTCGACCAGGTTCTGCTCGGCCGGCTCGACGGGCCCGAGGGCGGCCAGGCCCGCCAGCAGCGCGGTGGCCTCGGCGGCGCTGAGCCGCAGCGGCTGGCGCAGCGGGGCGGCATTGCGCACCCGCACGATGCCGCCCTCCCATTCGGCCTCGATGAGGTCCTCCCAGCCGGAGCCGAGGTCTCCGCACAGGAACAGGACCTGCAGGTCGGCGATGAGCTCGCGGGTGGTGATCCCGAACTCCTGGGCCATGTCGTCCACGGGCACCTCGCCGCGGCGCATGACGTACGCGGCCTCGGTGATGAGGCGGGAGAGCCGGTCGGCCCCGCTGCTGGCGTTGCGGATCCGGGCGCGCTCCCGCGGCGGCGCGGTGCGTCGCAGCTGCTCGGGGTCGGCCGACGGGGCGCCGTCGTGGCGGTCGGCGATCCGTTCCAGGACGCTGGCGAGTTCGGTGCGCCAGGTCTCGGGCTCACGCAGGGTGACCCAGGCCGCGGCGGAGAGCACCTCTCGCAGGGCGTCCGTGCGGCGCATCCGCGGGATCCGCACCTCCCGCTGTTGCGCGTCGGCGCCGACACGACGGCGCAGACCGAGCGCCTTGTACGGCTCGATCTGCAGCAGCACGGGCTGCTCCTCGCGGCCGCTCGTGTCGGTCTCCAGCATCTCCGCGAGCCGCAGCTGCGCCGGGCGTTCGGCGACGGCCGCACCGGTCACCCGGGGGTAGGACTCCAGGCGGGAGGCGCGGAACACTCGGGGGGCGTCGCGGTCCCGGTCGTATCCGCCCACGTACCAGGCGCCGCGGTGCACGCCCACGATCCACGGTTCCACGTGGCGCTCCCCCACCCTGCCGCTCGCGGTGCGGTAGCTGAAGGAGACGGCCCTGCCGGAGGTGACGGCCTCCAGCAACGGGCTCAGCACCGGCAGGGACTCCAGGGCGGCACGGGGGGTGCGCCGCGCGAGGTCGGGGTCGGCCTCCTGGCCCAGGCCCAGCAGCTTCGCGCGCAGGCGGCGGGCGGTGCCCCCGGCGGTGTCGTCCCACGCGCGGGAGGCCGCGAGCGCCACCGTGTACTCCTGCGGGGTGAGATCCAAGGCGGTACGGCGGCCGAGCTCGGCGTCGATCCGGTACTGCACCACCGTGTCGTCGAAGGGGTCGACCTCGGACACCAGCGGGATACCCAGCTCGATGATCGCGGCCTTGTCCCGTTCGAACATCCGCTCCGCGGCACCGGGGCTGGTGGCGTTGCGGTATTCGGGGATCACCGCGAACAGGGCCGACCGGTCGATCCGACGGCGGGAGCCGACCGTCATGATGACGTTGAGGAGACGCTCGACCGATTCACGGGTGCTCACCGGGCCAGCGTAGGCACCGCGCGGCCCGGACCGTGGCAACGGCACGGCCCGTAGGCTGACGGGCATGGTCAGGTGGGAACGGGGCACGGTGCGGCGGGTCCTCGAGCGGCGGCGCGGAATCGTGCGCGTCGAGGTGGAGATGGCGGCGGCGAAGACTCCTCCCCCGGAGCCACCGGTCGCGGAGGAGGACATCCCGGCGGCGGAGCTCGAGCGCGTGAGCGCCCTTGCGTACACCGATCTGGTCGGTGAGCCGGCCGAGGGTGAGGTCGTGCTGCTGAACACCAATGCGCTGCGGCGCGGACTCGGCACCGGTGGTGACGCGCTGGTGGTGGCGCGGCCCGATGCGGACCCGGAGCCTCCGACCGCCGCCGGGCATCTGGTGAAGGCCCGCTACTCCCCACTGCAGGTGATGGTCGACGCGGTGGATGAACCCGGCACCGACGCCCACGAGGTGCTCACCCGGCAAGAGTCACTGGAGGGCATGCCGGTGGTGGTGGCCGACCTGCACTCCGCCCTGCCGGCGGTGGTGGCGGGGATTCTCGCGACGTCCCCGGGGGCGCGGATCGTGCACCTGCACACCGATGCCGCGGCCCTGCCCGGTGCCTACTCCCGGACCGCCGCGCAGCTGCGGGATGCCGGTCTGATGGCGGCGACGGTGACCGTCGGGCAGTCCTTCGGGGGCGATGCGGAGGCGGTGACCATCCACTCCGGTCTGCTCGCCGCGCGGCATGTGCTCCGGGCCGATGTGGTGGTGGCGGTGCAGGGGCCGGGGAATCTGGGCAGCGGCACCCCGTGGGGGTTCTCCGGGATGCAGGCGGCGGAGTGTCTCCATGCGGCCGCGGCCCTTGGCGGCCGGTCGATCGCCGCACTGCGGGTGTCCCAGGCGGATCCGCGGGAGCGGCACCGTGGGCTCTCCCACCACAGCGCGACGGTGCTGGGGCGTGCGGTGTTCTGCCCCGTGGACATCCCGCTGCCCACCGCGGGGGCGGGGTCCGTGTCGGGCGACGCGGCGGAGCGCCCCCAGTCCCGCGACACCTCTGGCCCTCGACCCGGTAACGCCGTTTTTCGGGCGTTGATCCGTGAACAGGTGAATAGTGCTGTTGTCGCGGTAGCGGCGGGACGGGGAGTCGACCATCGCGTCCACGACGTGGGGGACGACGGATTGCTCGCGGCCCTGGAGGCGCTGCCGGTACGACTGTCGACGATGGGGCGCGGGCTCGCGCAGGAACCCGAGTCGTTCGTGACGGCGGCAGCCGCCGGGCGCTTCGCGGCGCGGCACCTCGTGCCCTCGGGGGCGGCGACGATCGCGTGATCCGCGGCGCGCACAGCCGCGCCCCGGGTTGTGTCCGCTCAGGAGTCGACGGCGGCGGTGCCGCGCTCCTGCACCAGGCGCGCCAGACGTCGCGCCTGGGTGATACCGAGGTCCCCGTCGGTGCGCTGCAGGGCCATGGTGGAGAGGGTCTCGCCGTCGGCGAGGTCGAGATGCGCCCACGGATCCCCGGCGGGGAAGCTCACACCCACCACCTGCGCCCATGCCAGGCGCCGGGTGGTGAACAGGTTGCGCACCACCAGCTCGTCGGGTCGGGCGGTGACCGCGACGGAGGCCTCGCGGTGGCAGAACCAGAAGATCGCGGCACCGAACAGCACGTACAGGACCCGGTTGGGCGCGCTGACGGGGCCGCCGGAGACCACCAGCGCCATCACGATCGAGGCGAGCAGCACCAGAGTGCCGATCGTGTACCCCGCGATCCGGGCGAGACGCGGTCGCAGCACCACGGTCTGCTCCGTGGGTGCCGGGTCCTCAGGGGTGGGGCCGCCGGGGGTTGATGGGCCGGGCGCCGGGTTGCCGGGGGTCGGGCCACCGGGCGTGCCCGGTGCCTCCCCGGGCGGGTTCTCCGGCATGTCGTCGGGCGTGTTCCGGGAGCGCATCAGATCCGGCAGGCCTGGATCGCGGTGACGAGGATGGCGCGGGCCCCCACCTCGTACAGCTCGTCCATCACCCGGTTCATCTGGGAGCGCTCCACCATCGAGCGCACCGCCGACCAGGTGCCGCCGTGCAGCGGGGAGATCGTCGGTGCCTCGAATCCGGGGGTGATCGCCACGGCCGCCTCCAGTTTCTCGGCGGGGATGTCGTAGTCCAGCAGCACGTACTGGCGGGCCACCAGCACTCCCCGCAGGCGCCGGATCAGCACCTCGAGGGTGTGGGTGGCCCCCGCGTCGAGCTCCAGTCCCGGGCGCGAGAACAGCACCGCCTGGCTGGTCATGATCGGCTCGCCGAAGGTCGCCAGGCCCGCCTGCCGCAGGGTGGTGCCGGTTTCGACCACATCGGCGATCACATCGGCGACACCCAGACGGATGGCGCTCTCCACCGCGCCGTCCAGGTGCACCACGGTCGCGGACACGCCGTGCTGCGCCAGATGATCGGTGACGAGGTTCTCGTAGCTGGTGGCGATGCGGCTGCCCTGCAGGGAGGCGAGGTCGCGCTGCTGCTCGGCCGCGGCGGCGTAGCGGAAGGTGGAACGGGCGAAGCCGAGCTCCAGCAGCACATCGGCGGGGGTACGGGAGTCCAGCAGCATGTCCTGCCCGGTGATGCCGACATCGACGGTGCCGGAGCCGACGTACACCGCGATGTCGCGGGGGCGCAGGAAGAACAGCTCGACGCCGTTCTCCTCATCGACCAGCACGAGTTCCTTGGCGGTGCCGCGGCGGCGGTACCCGGCCTCCTGCAGCAGTTCGGCGGCGGGTTCGGACAGGGCGCCCTTGTTGGGGACGGCGATTCGCAGCATGGGGAGTCCTCGGTGGCCGGGGGGATGACAGGGTGGGATCGGAGGGGGCGGGGGTGTCCTCAGGGTCGGGCGCCGCGGGGCTCCCGGGGCGTCGTCCGGCGCCCGTGGGAGACGGGCAGCGACGCCTCAGAGGCGGCGGTAAACATCCTCCAGGGTGATGCCCTTGACCAGCATCATCACCTGCAGGTGGTACAGCAGCTGGGAGATCTCGAGGGCGGCGTCGTCATGCGACTCGTGCTCGCAGGCCATCCACACCTCGGCGGCCTCCTCCACGATCTTCTTCCCGATCGCGTGGACACCGGCATCGGCCTCCGCCACCGTGCCCGACCCCTCGGGGCGGGTGCGCAGCTTCTCGGACAGCTCTGCGTACAGCGCTTCGAAATCCTTCACCCCGCCAGCCTACGCGGCAGCGCGGAGAGGGCGGGTGAGTGTCCGCAGCGAGGGCGTGGACGAGCGCGGCGTGCTCAGCGGCGGCTGATGGTGGGGTCCAGGTGGGCGGTCTCCACCGCGACATGCTCGCCGTCCTGGCGCCACCGGGCCCGCCACCACACGAAGAACCCCGTGAGGGTGAACGCCCCGTAGAACACGTACATGAAGGCGCTGGCCCAGTATCCGGCGGAGATCAGCAACGGCACCCCGACCAGGTCCACCGCCACCCAGATCAACCAGAACTCCACCCAGCCCTTGGCCATGCCGTAGGTGGCCAGCAGCGACCCCATGAAGATCCACGCGTCGGCCCACACCGGCGGGAAGGAACCCAGCGCGGAGAACAGCGGGGTGAGCAGCGCGGTGCCGGCGACCATCGCGACCACCAACAGGGCGCGGGTGCCCCAGCTCGCCCACTGCGGCTCCACCGCGGTGCCGCCCTCGTGCTGGGCGCGGCTCCAGCGGTACCAGCCGTAGATGCTGGTGAGGATGAACATGACCTGCCGCCCCGCCTGGCCGAGCAGGTTCACAGGGTTCGGGGACCCGAACACGGTGCCGAGGAACACCGTCAGCAGCAGCAGGTTCCCCAGGATCCCGACGGGCCACGCCCACACCTTGCGCCGCATGCCCCCGAGGGCGCTGAGCAGCCCGAACAGGTTGCCGAGCACCTCCCGCCACAGCAGGAACTGGCCGTTGCCGAACTCGAGGCGAGCATCGAAGAGCCACTGCAACCAGGGCATCGGAGGTCCTTACCGGGGGGGGATGGGAGGGGGAAGCAGATCAGGCCGCTCAGTGGCGGTGGGCGGCGGCGAGGTCGCGCAGGGCGGTGATCTCGGCGGCGGCGTCGTCGGCCCGATACACCGCGGATCCCGCGACGAAGCAGTCGGCCCCGGCCTCGGCGGCGCGGGCGATGGTCTCGCGGCTGACGCCGCCGTCCACCTGCACGCTGAGGTCGACGTCGGCGCTGGCGGCGGCCTGCCGCACCCGCTGGATCTTCGGCAGCATCCCCTCCAGGAAGCTCTGCCCGCCGAAGCCCGGCTCCACGGTCATCACCAGCACCATGTCGAACTCGCCGAGGATGTCCAGCAGCGGTTCGACCGGGGTGGCGGGGCGCAGCGCCACGCCGACACGGGTGCCGAGCCGGTGCAGCTCCCGGGCAAGGCGGATCGGGGCGGCGGCGGCCTCCAGGTGGAACGTCACCGAGGCGGCCCCGGCCTCGGCGTAGGCGGGAGCCTCCCGGTCGGCGTTCTCGATCATGAGGTGGGCATCGACGGGCAGGGTTCCCTGGCGGGCGATCTGCTCCACCATCGTGGCGCCGAAGGTCAGGTTCGGCACGAAGTGGTTGTCCATCACGTCGACGTGCACGGCGTCGGCACCGGCGATGCGTTCGACCTCGGCGCCGATGCGCAGGAAATCGGCGTTGAGGATGCTCGGGTGGATGGTGACGGGGCGGGTGGTGCTCATCGCGGACCGGTCTCCTCGGTGGGGGTGGCAGATGCCTCGGCGGGGCGGCGGCGCAGCAGCGCCAGGAACATGGCGTCGGTGCCGTGCACATGGGGCCACAGCTGCACGCTCGGTCCGTCCCCCAGGTCGGTGTCGACGGCTTCGGGGCGCAGCCCGGCGCGGACGGCGTCGCGGGCGTCGAGCTGCTCGACATCGTCGCGACGACGCAGCACGTCCTTGACCACCAGCAGGGTCTCGGCGACATGCGGGGAGCACGTCACGTAGGCGAGGACGCCACCGGGGGCGGTGGCATCCAGGGCGCTGTGCAGCAGCTGCCGCTGCAGGTCACCGAGCTGTCCGACGTCGGCGGGGCTGCGGCGCCAGCGGGATTCGGGCCGTCGGCGCAGCGCCCCGAGCCCGGTGCAGGGCACATCGGCGAGGATGCGGGAGAAGGTGTCGGGCATCTCACGGCCGATGTCGCGGCCGTCGCCGGTGCGCAGCTCCACCTCGGCGCCGGCGTCCACGAGGGACGCCACGGCCCGCTCCACCAGGCGGGTGCGATGCTCCTGCACCTCGTTGGCGAGCAGCTCGGCGTCATGGTCGATGGTCAGTCCCGCCAGCAGGGCGGTCTTCCCGCCGGGCCCGGCGCACAGGTCCAGCCAGCGGCCGTTCTCGTCCTGCACCAGGTCGTCGGCGCCGAGGCCCAGGGCGAGGGCCATGAGTTGGCTGCCCTCGTCCTGCACGGCGGCGCGACCCTCGCGCACCGGGTCGGCGCCGCCGGGGTCCCCGGAGGGCCACGACGCGGCGAACACCGACAGGTGCCCCTCGGTGGCCCCGGCGTCGATCATCTCGTCGAGGTCCGTCAGGCCCGGTCGCATTACCAGCGACACCGCCGGCGGGGTGTTCTGGGCCGCCAGCAGGTCATCGAGCTCGGCCCGGTCACGTCCGTGGGCGACGAGAGCATCCCCCAGGGCCCGCACCACCCAGTGCGGGTGGGAGTGGACGACCGCGAGGTGACCGACCTCGTCGCTCTCGCGGGACGGGGCGATCTCCTGCAGCCACTCCTTAAGGCTCCGCTCCCCGACGCGGCGCAGCACGGCGTTGACGAAGCCGCCGGCGCCAGAACCGAGACGCTGACGGGCCAGCGCCACGGTCTCGCTGGTCGCGGCGTGTGGGGCGACGGCCATGTCCAGCAGCTGGTAGGCGCCCAGGCGCAGCACGTCGAGCGCGGCCGGGTCGATCTTCTCCAACGGCCGGTCCACGCAGGCGGCGAGCACCGCGTCGAGGCGGCCGCGGGCCCGCAGGGACCCGTAGAAGAGTTCGGTGGCGAAGGCGGCGTCGCGCGGTGCCAGGCGGTGGCGGCGCAGCACCTGCGGCAGCACCAGGTTCGCGTAGGCGTCGTCCTCCCGCACCGCCTCGAGCGCCTCGAAGGCGACGGCGCGGCTGGAGGTGGTGGTGCGGCGACGCTCCGAGGGGCGCTGGGAGGACCAGCCGCGGCGCTGCTCTCCGCGGCCGCGGGACCCCGAGCGCTCATGGCCCGAGGCGCCCCGGCGGCGGTCGCCGCCCTCGGAGCGGCGGCGATCGTCGCCCTCGCCCCGGCGGCGGTCGCCGCCGTCGGACCGGCGACGCTCGGACCCGCCCTCGGACCGGCGATGGTCGTCGCCGCGGCGGGAATGATGCTCGCTCATCGGGTCTCCTCCGGGAGGGTCAGGGTGGCGTCGGGGCCGAGGGAGGCGCCGCGGGCCCAGTCGGCGGCGGGCATCGGCCGTTTCCCGGCGGGGGCGATGGTGCCCAGCGCGATCGGGGTGGTGCCGGTGCCCAGCAGCAGAGCCCGCCGGGTGGCGTGCAGTGCCCCGGGCGGCAGGTCGTCGGGGGCGTCGGTCGGCAGTGGTGCGACACCGAGGATCTTGATCCGCTGCCCGTCCAACAGCGCCCACGCGCCGGGGCGGGGGCTCATGCCCCGGATGTGGGCAGAGACCTCTCCGGCGGGGCGACGGGGGTCCAAGGCGGCGCCGGCGGTGGTCAGCTTCGGGGCGGCGGTGGCGGCCGCATCATCCTGGGGCCGTGGATCGGCGGTGCCGTCCTCCAGCCGGGCCAGGGCCGTCAGCAGCGTTCCGGCGCCGTGCTCGGCCAGGCGCTCCAAGAGGTCCCCGCTGGTCTCGAACGGGCCGATCGGCGTCTCCTCCTGCACCAGCACGTCTCCGGTGTCGAGTCCTTCGGCGAGCTGGAACACGCTCACCCCGGTGTGGTCCTGGCCGGCGAGGACGGCGTGCTGCACGGGGGCGGCCCCACGCCACTGCGGCAGCAGCGAGAAGTGCAGGTTCACCCAGCCCAGCGGCAGGGCGGTCAGCAGCGGCGCCGGCACCAGCGCCCCGTAGGCGACCACGACGGCGACCTGGGCGTCGCGCTCGCGGATCCACTCGACGGTCTGCTCGTCGCGCAGGCTGGTGGGGGTCAGCATTGGCAGGCCGAGCTCCTCGGCGACGACGCGCACGGGGCTCGGCGTGAGGCGGCGGCCGCGGCCGGTGGGGGCGTCGGGGCGGGTGAGGACGCCGACGATGTCGTGGCCGCCCGCATGGAGGGCGCGCAGGGAGGGGACGGCGGTGTCGGGGGTGCCGGCGAAGATCACGCGCATGGTGACCGATTCTAGGCGGGGGCGCGGTCCCGCGGCCCGTCAGAGCACCCCCGAGGGGTCGATCCTCACGCGCACACTGCCGGGGCGTTTGCGGGCGGTGCGGGTGGCGGTGGCGCCGCGCAGGGTGCGCGCGAGGTCGCGGGCCTGCTCGGGTGCGACGCGCAGCACGGCCCGGACCAGGTCAGCGTCCTCGCCGGGCACCTCCACCGGTCCGTACACATGGGTGGCGGGCGGAAGCTGCAGCTCCCCGAGCATCTCCTGCACGGCGCCGCGCGGCCCGGTCAGGTCGGCGGCTCGGGTGAACGGCGGCAGGTCCAGGGCGCGGCGGTCGGCGAGCACGTGATCGATGAGCACCCGGGAGCGGTGCATCACCAGGTCTCGGATCGCCGGCAGCCGCGCGTCGCCGACGACGAGCACCCGGCCGCCGTGCTCCTGGGTGCGGACCAGGGCGATGGCGTTGCGCCAGCGCCGCACGGCCTCCATGTCGGCATCGAAGGCGGCCCGGCCCAGCAGCCCTTCGGCGTCGAGGAGCACCGCTGCGGCGTACCCGCCGGCGGGGGCGGGCTCGGCACCGGGGGTGGAGACGACGATCGCCTCGCCGGGCACGTCGTCGTCGGCGACGGGCCCCTGGGCTCCCCCGGCGACCAGCAGCGGGACCTGCGGGAACGCCCGGCGCAGTTCCTCGGCGGTGCGGGTGGAGCCGATCACCACGGCCCGCACGCCGGTGCGGTCGCATTCGGGGCAGCGGTAGGCGTCCTCCCGGCGCCCGCACACGGGGCATTGCAGGGCGGAGCCGCCGCGCGGGACGGTGAGGGCCGAGGCGCATTCGGGGCAGCGGCAGCGGGTGCCGCAGAAGGTGCACACCAGCGCCGGCACGTATCCGGTGCGCGGCACCTGCACCAGCACCGGGCCGCGGGTCACCCCGTCGCGGATCACCCGCAGGGCGTGGCCGGGAAGGCGGGAGCGGCCCGAGGGCCCTTCGCGTTCGCGCAGGTGCTCGTCCATCGCCTCCACCAGGGGGCGCACCTGCGCCGACGGGGCGGGCACCGGCTCCAGCAGGCGCA encodes:
- the pnuC gene encoding nicotinamide riboside transporter PnuC, whose product is MPWLQWLFDARLEFGNGQFLLWREVLGNLFGLLSALGGMRRKVWAWPVGILGNLLLLTVFLGTVFGSPNPVNLLGQAGRQVMFILTSIYGWYRWSRAQHEGGTAVEPQWASWGTRALLVVAMVAGTALLTPLFSALGSFPPVWADAWIFMGSLLATYGMAKGWVEFWLIWVAVDLVGVPLLISAGYWASAFMYVFYGAFTLTGFFVWWRARWRQDGEHVAVETAHLDPTISRR
- the rpe gene encoding ribulose-phosphate 3-epimerase: MSTTRPVTIHPSILNADFLRIGAEVERIAGADAVHVDVMDNHFVPNLTFGATMVEQIARQGTLPVDAHLMIENADREAPAYAEAGAASVTFHLEAAAAPIRLARELHRLGTRVGVALRPATPVEPLLDILGEFDMVLVMTVEPGFGGQSFLEGMLPKIQRVRQAAASADVDLSVQVDGGVSRETIARAAEAGADCFVAGSAVYRADDAAAEITALRDLAAAHRH
- a CDS encoding RsmB/NOP family class I SAM-dependent RNA methyltransferase, with amino-acid sequence MSEHHSRRGDDHRRSEGGSERRRSDGGDRRRGEGDDRRRSEGGDRRRGASGHERSGSRGRGEQRRGWSSQRPSERRRTTTSSRAVAFEALEAVREDDAYANLVLPQVLRRHRLAPRDAAFATELFYGSLRARGRLDAVLAACVDRPLEKIDPAALDVLRLGAYQLLDMAVAPHAATSETVALARQRLGSGAGGFVNAVLRRVGERSLKEWLQEIAPSRESDEVGHLAVVHSHPHWVVRALGDALVAHGRDRAELDDLLAAQNTPPAVSLVMRPGLTDLDEMIDAGATEGHLSVFAASWPSGDPGGADPVREGRAAVQDEGSQLMALALGLGADDLVQDENGRWLDLCAGPGGKTALLAGLTIDHDAELLANEVQEHRTRLVERAVASLVDAGAEVELRTGDGRDIGREMPDTFSRILADVPCTGLGALRRRPESRWRRSPADVGQLGDLQRQLLHSALDATAPGGVLAYVTCSPHVAETLLVVKDVLRRRDDVEQLDARDAVRAGLRPEAVDTDLGDGPSVQLWPHVHGTDAMFLALLRRRPAEASATPTEETGPR
- a CDS encoding primosomal protein N', translating into MPRAAVVLDPVDPWTAVSAEAISGLAPDRGALVIAPDQRDVERLGRELTSRGIDHEVLLAADGPEKRYRAFLRILRGASRVVIGTRSACFAPVQNLALIVLWDEADDLHEEPRAPYPHSRTVLQCRSWEERAALLLLSASRSTTVETLAAQGYLRLLEPVPAPSAQVRPLVEAMDEHLREREGPSGRSRLPGHALRVIRDGVTRGPVLVQVPRTGYVPALVCTFCGTRCRCPECASALTVPRGGSALQCPVCGRREDAYRCPECDRTGVRAVVIGSTRTAEELRRAFPQVPLLVAGGAQGPVADDDVPGEAIVVSTPGAEPAPAGGYAAAVLLDAEGLLGRAAFDADMEAVRRWRNAIALVRTQEHGGRVLVVGDARLPAIRDLVMHRSRVLIDHVLADRRALDLPPFTRAADLTGPRGAVQEMLGELQLPPATHVYGPVEVPGEDADLVRAVLRVAPEQARDLARTLRGATATRTARKRPGSVRVRIDPSGVL
- the fmt gene encoding methionyl-tRNA formyltransferase — protein: MRVIFAGTPDTAVPSLRALHAGGHDIVGVLTRPDAPTGRGRRLTPSPVRVVAEELGLPMLTPTSLRDEQTVEWIRERDAQVAVVVAYGALVPAPLLTALPLGWVNLHFSLLPQWRGAAPVQHAVLAGQDHTGVSVFQLAEGLDTGDVLVQEETPIGPFETSGDLLERLAEHGAGTLLTALARLEDGTADPRPQDDAAATAAPKLTTAGAALDPRRPAGEVSAHIRGMSPRPGAWALLDGQRIKILGVAPLPTDAPDDLPPGALHATRRALLLGTGTTPIALGTIAPAGKRPMPAADWARGASLGPDATLTLPEETR